The nucleotide sequence CGGCGGACTCGGCGGGCTCGGCGTCCAGCGAGTATGGGACGCGGGGCAGCTCCGTGCGGGCGATGGCCTGCGTGTCGGGGATGAGCAGCGGCATGGGGCCGGGAGCGCGGGCCTTCACGGCGGGTGCGCGGGCTTCCTTCGGGGCCGTCCGCACGGCCGGGCGCGCGGCGCGGCCAGGCGCCTGGCTGAGGGCGGCCGGAAGCGGGGCGGGCGCGACGAACGGGCGCGGCAGCTGGGCGGTGTGCCGCGGGGCCCGCGTGTCCGGGGCGGCGGGCGCTTCGAGCTCCGGCTCGGGGCTCGGGGCCGGCTCCTCGGCGCGCGCCGTCTCGGGAAGCTGCGAGCTGCCCAGCACTGCGGCGAGCAGCACGCCGCTGATGCCACTGGCCATGCGCCACGGACGGCGCGGGATGCCCGCCTCTGGCGCGACGAGCAGGCGACGCACGCGGGTCAGCAGCGAGCCGCCGCTGGCACCCAGGGCGGGGTGGGGCGAGGGGCTGACGCGCAGCTGCTCGATATGGGCAAGGGCGCGGGCATAGAGGTAGGCGTCACCGCAGCACTGCACGGCGAGGTCATCGGCGCAGTGCTCGCGCTCCTCGCGGATGCGGTGGGACAGCCACCAGACGGCCGGGTGGTAGAAGAGGAAGGTCTCGACGAGGGACTGCAGGAGGTTGACGAGGTAGTCGTGCCGGCGGATGTGGGCCAGCTCATGGGCGAGGATGGCCTCGAGCTGGGCGGGGTTGAGGCCGGTGAGGGCGCCCGCGGGCACGAGGATGAGGGGGCGCCACAGGCCGATGACCATGGGCACGTCGATGCTGGCGCACGCGCGCAGGCGCACCGGGCCGGTCATCCGCATGCGGACCAGCGCCTTGACGAGCGCGTCCTTCCAGGCCAGCGCGGGCTCGAAGGTGTCACGGCGGGACATGCGCTGCGTCATGCTCCAGGCCAGCAGGGTGCGGCAGGAGAGGACGAGCACACCGCAGCACCAGGCCGGCAGCAGCCACGGGCGGAGCGACTCCAGCCAGGGCGAGTCGCCCAGCGGCTCGGAGGCCGTCAGCACCGTGATGGAGACGTCCGCGGGGACGCTGGGGTCGACGGGGGCGGAGAGGCCCTCGGAGAAGACGAAGCGGGCGGCGTCCGCGAGCGCGGAGAAGAAGGAGACCGCCGGCAGGACCGCCATGGCGAGCAGGCCGAGGCAGGAGATGGCGTAGCGGGCACGGGCGGCGCGCTCGGGCATCAGCGCGAGCAGGCCGGCGACGACGAGGGCCACGGCCGCGCCCTGCCAGAGGAACCCGAGCAGGGCGTGCTCGAGAGCGAGGAACACCGGATGCCGCGCGAGCATGTGCAGTGATTCCATCAGTCACTTCCCCCGCTTCTCGTGCTCGTCCAGCAGCTTGCGGATCTCCGCCAGCTCCTCGGCGGACGCCCGCTTCATGGAGAGGGCCTGGGCCACGACGCTGGTGGCCGACCCGCCGAAGGCCCGGTCCATCAGGTCGCGAAGCAGGTCACGCTGGGTGCGCTTCTCACTGATGGCGGCCTCGTAGACGTGGGTGCGCTCGCTCTCGTCGCGCTGGACGATGCCCTTCTCCGTCATGTTCTGCAGGAGCTTGAGGACCGTGGTGTAGCCGGTGTCCTTGTCCTGCGTGTCACGGAGGGACTCGTGCACCTGACGCACCGTGCACGGTCCCAGCTTCCAGAGGACGCGCAGGATGGCCAGCTCGGCGCGCGTGGGCTGCGGCGGCGGAACAGGGGTCATGAGTAAAAGTATTACGACGTATGTCGTAAGTGTCAACGACATGCGTCGTAGATGTTGTCCCCCGGACCCCTTGCGATTCTCGCGCCACCGGGACGCAGGTTCAGTCCCCGGCGGGGTCCGGACGCCTACCGCCGCCGGCGGCCGTCGGTGGGCTCGTTCACGGGGCCGTCGTCCGACGCCGAGAACACGGTGAGCGCGCCCTGCGAGGGCAGGTGCCTCACGGGGGCGTTCATCCACTCGGCCAGGCGCTGCGCGGCGAGCGCGCGCTCGGCATCGGGGAGGCGGCGGATGCGCGAGTCGTTGTGGTGGGCGTCGGGGACAGTGAAGCGCCAGGAGTCATTGCTCTCGCGCACGTTGAAGGGCGCGGCGGACCAGAGGAACGTGCTGCGCCGGCCCGCGTGGTGGACCCACAGCTCGGCGAGCAGCGGCACGAGAGGGTTGTCGGGCCCGCGTCAGGGGACGGTTCCGGCGGTGGCCGGTGTGTCGGGGAGCTGCTTGAGCAGGTCGATGTTCTGGTGGGCGATGGCGAGGAGGATGCCGGCGATGTGCCTGCCGATGTACCGGCGCGGGAGCTTGCGCATCCACTCGGGCTGCTCGGGCATCGGGCCACCGGAAGGGGGCCGGTCGTCGATGGTGACGCCGCGCGACCACACCGTTGGCAGGAGGGTGTTGGAGCAGGATGCCGCGGCGACGGCCTCGTCCAGGGCGGCATAGGCCTCGCGGTAGGAGGTTGCGGCCAGGGGCCGGACGTAGCGGGCCATGTTGCCGGCCTCCACCAGACCGATGCAGCGGCTGATGGCCGACCCGCACGTCCGTGCCTTCCGGCCCACCTCCACGGGGGCGACGACGCTGGAGAAGCTCATGCTGGCCCACAGGACGGCGCGCATGCGCGCGTTCTGCTCGGCGCTCTGGGGCCTCCACTCCCGCGGAGGCTCCTTCATCAGCGAGTGGGCCGTGCCCTCGAGCCCGAGGAGGGCGGTGGCAATCATCGCGCCCAGGACGGTGTCCGTCCGGTAGGAGAGCCACGCGAGGTGGCGCACGTCCCGGGCGGCCTCCAGCGGCTGGCCGGTCCGCAGGCCGTGGACGAGCCGGAGCTTCGACCACTGCTGGAGGGGGAGGAAGTTCGGCACGGAGGCCGTCATCAGGTTGTACGGGTCCGCCGGAGGCACGGGGGTGTTCCGGAGGAGGTCCCAGCGGTCATGGCGCTGGAGCTCGCGCATCCAGCCGAAGTCCAGCCCGGACAGGTCCACGTCCGAGGCGAGCCACTCCTCCAGGGACTTCTTCTCCAACAACGCAGCGGGGAGCTGGAGGGGCGAATCCGCGGGCATGGCGGGGGAGGGGTCCCAGCCCGTCCACCGGTTGAGGAGCGGGCCCGCGTCGCCCGGGGTGCGCGGCTCGTGGAACCACGGGTCCGTGGCGAGCGTCGCCTGCTCCTCGCAGAAGCGGTCCACGTGCGCGGTGAGGTCCTGGCGCATGGCGTCCAGCGTGGGCTCGTACTTCCCACGCAGCCACACGTCGATGGCGACGAGCGCGATGACGGTGAAGAGGAGGGCTCCGCTCGCGAGCCACAGCAGGACTCGCAGCACGCTTCCACGGGACCGCCGCGCGTTCGGATGCATGGGCCGGGACTCTAGCAGTCCCGGCGGTGGCCCTACGACTCCGCGGCCAGGTCGTCCTCGTCGTCGTCCTGCACGGCCCGCAGGGGCGCGTCGCCGGCCTTCATGCCGTACTCCTTGAGGCGGTATTGAATCTTCCGCACGCTGATGCCGAGCACCTCGGCCGCGCGCGACGTGGAGCCCCGCACCATCTCCAGCGTGCGGAGGATGGCCTCGCGCTCGATGGCGGCCAGCGTGGCGCCGGGGATGAGCGCGTGGGTGGACGCGTCATTGGGCCGGGGCCCGCGCAGCACCGGCGGCAGGTCGTCCGCTGTCAGCTCCTGCCCCTGGACCAGCACCACCGCGCGCTCGATGGCGTTCTCCAGCTCGCGGATGTTGCCCGGCCAGTCGTGGGACAGCAGCGCCTGCAGCGTGCCCGGGGCCAGCCCGCGCACCTGCTTGCCGTAGGCCTCGCCGTACTTCTCCACGAAGTGGTTCACCAGCGCGGGGATGTCGCTCTTGCGCTCGCGCAGCGGCGGCAGCGTCACGCTCACCACGTTGAGCCGGTAGTAGAGGTCCTCGCGGAAGCGGCCCGCCTTCACCTCCGCCACCAGATCTCTGTGCGTGGCCGCGACGATGCGCGCGTCCACTTTCAGCGTCTGCGTCCCACCCACCCGCTCGAACTCGCGCGACTGGAGCACGCGCAGCAGCTTCACCTGCACCGCCGGGGAAATCTCTCCAATCTCGTCCAGGAAGAGCGTGCCGCCGTCGGCCAGCTCGAAGCGGCCCTCCTTGCGCGCCACCGCGCCGGTGAACGAGCCCTTCTCGTGCCCGAACAGCTCGCTCTCCAGCAGGCTCTCCGACAGCGCCGCGCAGTGCACGCGGATGAAGGCCTTGTCCTTGCGGGGCGACTCCTGGTGCAGCGCCTGCGCAATCAGCTCCTTGCCCGTGCCGGACTCGCCCAGGATGAGCACCGTCGCGCGCGTGCCCGCCGCGCGTCGCACGACGTCGTAGATGCCCTGGAGCTGCGGAGACTCGCCGATGATGTCGTGGAAGCGCCGCACCCGCGAGCGGACCTGGTCCCGCAGCGCCTCCGCCTCCTGCCGCAGGCTGCGCTTCTCCAGCGCCTTGCCCAGGATGACGAGCACCTGCTCCGCGTCCAGCGGCTTGAGCAGGAAGTTGTCCGCGCCGGCCTTCATGGCGTCCACCGCGGTCTCCACGCTGGCGAACGCCGTCATCATCACGAACGTGGCATCGCTGCCCTGCTCCCGCGCCGTCTTCAGGAACGTGAGCCCGTCCATCTTCGGCATCCGCACGTCGGTGAGCACCACCGCGGGAGAGAACTCCGCGAGGCGCGCCAGGGCGTCGCTGCCATTGGAGGCCTCGGCGACCTCGTAGCCCTCCTCGGTCAGGATGGTGGCGATGGCCCGGCGGGCGTTGTCCTCATCGTCGACGACCAGGATGCGCTGTGGAGACATTCGGGGTGTGCTTTCGGTCAGGTCGCGGGGAGGGCCAGGCGCGTGTCGTCCCGGCCCTCGGCGCCAGGATGGACGTGCCAGGTCTCGACCACGGGCTCGATGCGTGGGGTGAGCTGGATGATGGAGCTGGGGAAGCAGTGGGCGGGCAGCTCGGCGAAGATGAGGCGCACCGCCTCCGCGTCCGCCTCGGTGGAGACTGCCACGTGCGGGCGGACGATGAGGTCGGTCAAGTGCGGCGCCTGGCCCCTGGTGCCTACCACGCGGGCCATGGCGGAGCTCTGGTAGAACAGCACCGGCACGTCCGCCTCGCGCGCCCGGTCCATGAAGGCCACCAGCGTGCGTCCTTCCACCGCGCCCACCAGCAAGGTCTCAGGGGCCCACCGGCCGTCGTCCGCCGTGCCGGGCTCGGCCAGCGGCCGGCCGATGGGGAGCGGGGGCGCCTGGTCGCTCGTCAGGACGGCGCCACGCTCGCCCTGCCAGTACAGGCGCGTTTCGTACTCAGTGATGGTCACGGTTGTCATGGTCGACCTCCAGCCATGCCGGTGCGGGGACTGACCTTTCAACCCCCGTGCCTCGCGAGTGCATCTTCTGGAACGTGTAGGTGGTACCTGGGTACAGGATTGTCCTCGGAGGGTAGCTCATGGCAGCCCGAAGAGGTGGAGCACGGTGGCTCCGGTGAGGCTGACCAGCAGGCAGCCGGCCAGCATGAGGGGGATTCCCACCCGGAGCAGCTCGGAGGAGTCGAGCCCCTCGCCCGCGGCCATGGCGTTGGGCGGGGTGCTGATGACGAAGGGGATGCCGAACGAGCACCCCATGGCGACCAGGATGGAAGTGGAGGCCGCGGGCTGCAGCTGCAGGGCCAGGGGGATGAGGAGCGCCGCGGTGCCGGTGTTGCTCATCAGCGCGGACAGCACCGCCGCCACCACCACCAGCCCGGCCAGCTGCGCCGCCACCGGCCAGCCGCCCAGGTCCGCTCCCGCCAGCGCCCCCGCCACCAGCCCCGAGTGCTCCATCAGCCGGCCCAGGGAGATGCCGCCAGCGATGAGCAGCAGCGTGGACCAGTCCAGCTTCCCCAGGTCCTCGCGCTCGAGCAGGCCGCCGCCGAAGAGCAGCACGGTGGCCCCCAGCGCCACCACCGGCGCGGGCACACCGTGCAGCGGCTCCGACAGCCACGCCACCACGCACGCCGCGCTGACTCCCAGCACGGCCCGCCCGGAGCGGCTGAGCGGCCGGGGCGCCTGGGCGGGCAGCTCCACCCGGCCGCCCAGGCGGAAGCGCAGCAGCACCAGCCCGAAGCCCAGCGCCAGCATGAGCGCGGTGAGGGGGAGGGCCAGGGCCATCCACTCCGCGAAGGTGACGCGCGAGTAGGCGCTGGCGGCGGACACGGCGAGGGCATTGGGCCCGCTGCCCACCGGGGTGGCCATGCCGCCGAAGTTGGCGCCCAGGGCCACGCCCAGGAGCAACGCGGGGCGCAGCGCCGCGCCGGCGGGCGCGGCCTGGAGGATGGGGCGCAGCGCGGCCAGC is from Pyxidicoccus xibeiensis and encodes:
- a CDS encoding M56 family metallopeptidase, which translates into the protein MESLHMLARHPVFLALEHALLGFLWQGAAVALVVAGLLALMPERAARARYAISCLGLLAMAVLPAVSFFSALADAARFVFSEGLSAPVDPSVPADVSITVLTASEPLGDSPWLESLRPWLLPAWCCGVLVLSCRTLLAWSMTQRMSRRDTFEPALAWKDALVKALVRMRMTGPVRLRACASIDVPMVIGLWRPLILVPAGALTGLNPAQLEAILAHELAHIRRHDYLVNLLQSLVETFLFYHPAVWWLSHRIREEREHCADDLAVQCCGDAYLYARALAHIEQLRVSPSPHPALGASGGSLLTRVRRLLVAPEAGIPRRPWRMASGISGVLLAAVLGSSQLPETARAEEPAPSPEPELEAPAAPDTRAPRHTAQLPRPFVAPAPLPAALSQAPGRAARPAVRTAPKEARAPAVKARAPGPMPLLIPDTQAIARTELPRVPYSLDAEPAESAVASAEPMMEEEAPTIAVAAPVLISAAQRTRVMELGPDVTPPRFISGERFHYPNLTYGLRAQIASFPRGAVVTRCTITTEGTVTDCKPLQGLSGLEDAVIRTLSTWRYEPAMLDGKPVAVHYVFDILFTNTPGGGRAEPPERKLAALDVNQYRGAAGNHSCMICTSYKPFGPVRFRSGGNF
- a CDS encoding BlaI/MecI/CopY family transcriptional regulator, with amino-acid sequence MTPVPPPQPTRAELAILRVLWKLGPCTVRQVHESLRDTQDKDTGYTTVLKLLQNMTEKGIVQRDESERTHVYEAAISEKRTQRDLLRDLMDRAFGGSATSVVAQALSMKRASAEELAEIRKLLDEHEKRGK
- a CDS encoding sigma-54-dependent transcriptional regulator translates to MSPQRILVVDDEDNARRAIATILTEEGYEVAEASNGSDALARLAEFSPAVVLTDVRMPKMDGLTFLKTAREQGSDATFVMMTAFASVETAVDAMKAGADNFLLKPLDAEQVLVILGKALEKRSLRQEAEALRDQVRSRVRRFHDIIGESPQLQGIYDVVRRAAGTRATVLILGESGTGKELIAQALHQESPRKDKAFIRVHCAALSESLLESELFGHEKGSFTGAVARKEGRFELADGGTLFLDEIGEISPAVQVKLLRVLQSREFERVGGTQTLKVDARIVAATHRDLVAEVKAGRFREDLYYRLNVVSVTLPPLRERKSDIPALVNHFVEKYGEAYGKQVRGLAPGTLQALLSHDWPGNIRELENAIERAVVLVQGQELTADDLPPVLRGPRPNDASTHALIPGATLAAIEREAILRTLEMVRGSTSRAAEVLGISVRKIQYRLKEYGMKAGDAPLRAVQDDDEDDLAAES
- a CDS encoding OsmC family protein — translated: MTTVTITEYETRLYWQGERGAVLTSDQAPPLPIGRPLAEPGTADDGRWAPETLLVGAVEGRTLVAFMDRAREADVPVLFYQSSAMARVVGTRGQAPHLTDLIVRPHVAVSTEADAEAVRLIFAELPAHCFPSSIIQLTPRIEPVVETWHVHPGAEGRDDTRLALPAT
- a CDS encoding SLC13 family permease, with amino-acid sequence MLAPGDVPAASPLQPEPVSASTGAGPRRHWLRPLLAVAGVAAVALVAAFWAEGPVASRAVLIGGVCLVLWLTEVVPPFVPSLLLLGATPVLLGPLDADYRLPAVLAWGADPVLVLFLGGFTLEVAAMRHGLDASVAGHVVRLSRGRPRLLLLLVMGGVAFLSMWMSNVAAAAMMLAALRPILQAAPAGAALRPALLLGVALGANFGGMATPVGSGPNALAVSAASAYSRVTFAEWMALALPLTALMLALGFGLVLLRFRLGGRVELPAQAPRPLSRSGRAVLGVSAACVVAWLSEPLHGVPAPVVALGATVLLFGGGLLEREDLGKLDWSTLLLIAGGISLGRLMEHSGLVAGALAGADLGGWPVAAQLAGLVVVAAVLSALMSNTGTAALLIPLALQLQPAASTSILVAMGCSFGIPFVISTPPNAMAAGEGLDSSELLRVGIPLMLAGCLLVSLTGATVLHLFGLP